Sequence from the Phragmites australis chromosome 11, lpPhrAust1.1, whole genome shotgun sequence genome:
TTGGCCAGAAGTTGTCGAAGCAAAAGGATGGCTCTGTGTGGCCCATTTTCACTAGCTAGCAAGAGCGGACAATGGTCCGACATGGAAGAACAGAGGACTTGAAGGTGCTGGGAGGAGAAAAATGCATCCGCTCTAATTGTAGAGGAAATGATCCAGCCTGACTACAGTGGGATCCACTATTTCATTGCTCCCACATGAAATTTCTATTTTGTAAGCAAAGTTCTTTGAGCTCACAGCAGTTTAGGACCGATTTGAACTGTCCCATCAGATGATGATTCAAGTTACTATTGCTTTTATCCCTCGCTTCATAAATCAAGTTGAAATCCCCTAGATGAGACAGGGATTGTCGTCACCTGGGTTAGCTCCCAAAATCTCCAGCAAGAACGCCGGCTTCTATCTATCTTCACTAGGGTCATAGACAACAGATAGCTTATACATCAAATTGCTTTGTCGTAGCTAGACCTAAGTTAATAGGATGTGATCTCCATAGATTGGATTTTCTAGGATTACCAACATGTCATCCCAGAGcaccagccccccccccccttgataACTTCAGTTAGGAAGTAAGAATTACAAGCTAAAAAGGCTCCGGCAATTTGATGCAAGTGGCTAGGAGAGATGATGTTCAACTTTGTTTCTTGAATGCATACAATTACACATCTCGAGGAGTATAACATGTCCTAAGAACGTCTCGTCGAGCCCCACCATTTAAACCCCTCACATTCCAACAAATATTGAGATGGACTAATTATTCATTAGACATTAAAGCTACAATGATAGCATGGTTACAAGGGGATGTTTTGGCATTCCCTCACCTAGCTACAACTACTCGGACAGTTTGCCTAGCGTAGGGTAGCACTTTAGGGAATTAAAGGAGGAGATAACACGAAGACAACAATAGCCAAAGCAATGATGAGATGCATGGCCATCCATGCCTACTGTAGGGTGGTGTCTTAGGGTAAGTAGAGAGGTAAATCATAGCCTAGTACAAGAGCTCCCAGCTGACACAACAGAAGCTAGTGCATGTGCTACATTGAGGCAACACAAACTAACACAACAGACACTAGTGCTTAACAGCCTGAAACAGGTGAAGCTAAAGCTTGACATGGCAGAAGGTGACACCACGAGGAGCTTCCTAATGCTCAGCTACAAAACATCACCGGCGGCAAGGTTGTGTCAATGTGGTAGATTGCATTCAAGGCATTGGTGACATTGGCTAGTAGTGGTTTCTTGTACATGCTCTTGTAGCCTGCCACAACATTCATCATGCCCAGATTACTGAAACCTAGCTGGCGGATGACCAATTCCTCGGCCATCTGGGCCACCAGCACACCACGGAGCTTCAGGGTGAGGCTGGTGCTGACGCACCTCCCTGCTGCAGCCACTTGTTTCGTAGCTGGGGTAGGAGGGGTTGAGGGGAGTAACGCTGGTTCCGGGCTTGTGAAGAGGAGCTTGAGGAAGCTTGcatcctcctcatcaagctGAAGGTTAGGAAGCTCTATACCATCCGATAGCTTGGCTTGGGGTGTCGGTGTAGTAAGCTCCATAGTTGACACATCAAGCTCCTCCGAGCTAGCCCATGGAACAGCAAGAAAGGTAGGCGGCCTGTCCGAGCGAGCCTAGCCTAGTCGCTCTCTTGTGGCTCCACAGGTCCAAGAGCCACAGCAGAACCAAGACTTGGCATCTTGTGTGCTAGCAGCTCATCTAGCATGGGGTCTAAAGGTGTTGTCATAGACCCTTGGAGCAGGGGTGTGGGGTGCATTGAGCTGCAGGACGATAGAGGAATCAAGCAGATTTGGGAAAAGCATCATGAGTGGAGTAGCGCACCTAAGCTCTGGTGAGGAAATGTCCATGGCGATGTGGTTCTCCCCCATAGCAGGACCCATGACCATGCCACCAAGCATTGTGATAGGCACAGTATCCCCCTTTACGTGCACCAAGCTGATAACAGTGGCCCCATTTTTGCTTCATGAGGAGTGAACTTTTGGCACCCAATGGTGTGGGTCAAATCGGTTGACCCGGCGGTTGTCCCGCCAGCGAGGGCTACCGGAGCACTAGCCGATCTTGTGTAATGAGCTTCTACCGTGGCTGCCCACGTTAGATCCATACGGCGCATGACATCAGTGGTGTGAAGAGCAGGTTTGCTCGCCATAGTCACCATCACTTGTCTGTTCGCCTGCAACGCGCCTTCCACGGCCGACCAGTGCCACAAGGTAGTGGAGGCCGTGGCTTCGCATATGTGGGTGGTGTTCATCCTCTGATTTGTCATCGTCATTTTGGGTTGGGTGAAGGCCACCGAGGCGGCAGTGAACGGTGGCGCACGATAGCAATGGACACGCTACTGGGGGAGACCCATCCACCATGCCCAGCACCCAAGCATAGGCATGAGTCTCAGGCCACTCCTGACGATCACCTCTTCTGGCAAGGGGGAGCAGTCCTCCGTAAGCTCCAAATGCAGCAAGAGACTGTGCATGACCCCATCCAGCGCCACATCGCAAGGTGGCAAGGTCGGCACACCAGGCCAATATCTCGATGCCTGACAACACTTGCCCTTCGGGAAGAAGGTGCACGCCATCTCACTTGGAATGTCCTCAGGAGAGCAAGCCCATCCCAGACATCCATCTCTTTCAAAAAGTTCTAAAGGCCTACTACTACAGGGTGCGTGCGCTGGGACTGATTGGGACGACCTCGTCAAACAAATATGAGTAGACTAGATCTAGTGTGGTGGTACCAAATACGAAGTTCTCCTTCTCATTGCGGTGACGGGAACAAATAGCATAAAGAAATGTAACCAACGTTTATTGGAAAAAGCAACACCAAAGATTTGGGACCAAAAGCGGTTAGCAGTGACCATTGAATAAGTTTCTTCAGCTTGAATTGGGTTAAAAGCGCGGAAGGTATTTGCACCACGCTCATTCTTCAGCCTAGAGAGACTTTTGAATTGTGAGGTACCATTACGAGCTCAATATATACAAGTGTTATTCTGTGAACTAACTTGAATTTCAAATCATTCACTTGCGACCCATACCCAAAAGAAGTTTGAGTGCTCTCTAAGGTTGTAGAGGAGGAGAGAGCAGCGGTCAATCCTATCGAGCCAGCAAAAATCGCTGAGGATTCCCTCCACCATGTCAGCATCCCAGGAGAAGAGCGGCATGTTTTCAAGGGCGACGTAGCAGCGGAACTACCAGGTGCGATGGATCCTAGCCTTGGCCTCATTCCAGTGTTGGATATGTTGTACATAGTGCCTTCATGTTCCATCAAGTGAGCTTCGAGCACTATGTCATGCTGGCCAGGGAACAACAAGTCAAGGAAATCTTTGGGGTAGTGGTGAGTGACGCGCATGTCCTCCCATGGAATGTCGAGCTAGATTTCCATAGCCTTGGCCGCCTTGTAGGTACTGGTGGTGACTGTCGGGGTACGATCCCCCACGACGGAGAGGAGGATGACATGGTCGTGGAGATGGTCCGCGATCTCCCTCATGTGTGGCTTGAGGATGATGGTGCATTCATTGCACTGGCGTGTGAAGGTGAGTTCAGCTCCATGGAGGAAGGGCTGTGGAGCAGTGGGCAAAGGCGTCGACGGTGCCCTGGGCAGGCATAGTGCAAACACCGGAGGAGACTTCTATAGCTCGCGATCTTGTGGTCCGCATAGAGGCACTTGAAGCATTTGCCCTGGAACCAAGATTTATAGCTGGACGGAGCCTGTCTCGCCATGAATCCGGTAGGTGGATGGGAGGCACGTCGTGTTGAGTGGGATTGCAAAGGGGGCAAGGTTTGCTTCTGTAGTGAATTTTGTGAATGGGTCATCTGGTTAGCAATGGATATTATGCTAATCTTGCATCAGACAAATTATTTTGAAACTTCCCCTCCATGATCAAATCTTTCAGGTCTCAATATGCACACCAAATCTGATATATACAATGCATAAACATACCATAAAAGCATCGGCACttataatattaataatttATCATTCCACAAGAGCTACAATTCAGCAAAGGTTTCAGCGATCAAACCAGAGTTCCCTCAACGGGCACTGCAATCTGTTGACCTGCGATGCCCCGCAACCTCAATATAATCAGAAACTAATCAAATTGCAAGAAAAATCATAATGAGGTTCAACATTTAGTAAAAATCCTTGTACCGCCGTACGTCGCTGTCTACCAGAATGAGGACCAAATAATGACCAGGATTTTTTAGTAAGAAGAAGACTTGACTAGTGTAAGGAGTAATGTTCAACATAGTTACTCCATCATGGCCTCAACTCAATACTAGTATCACTTGCCTCAGCTTAAATCTCTACTAGTTACCTCACTTTGTTTCAAATGGAGACACGGGCATTTGTGCAGCTTGAGTCCACGGTGCCAATTTCGCGTAGCTTCAAGCCTTCAAGCCTAGCCAGAAACCCACACGGGTGACGCCATTGTTACTCGCCGGTGTGCTCACTATCATACCATATCATCAACCTCTTCGGTTCTCGCACTTCCACTATATATGCGTACGTCGCCGCGCGCACATCGATCGAACCCCAGCCAGCAACCCAACAACTCGATCatcgcatgcatgcagatgctCTCAGCTCCGGCGGACATGGAGCGGTTCCAAGAAGCCGACGTCTTGTGGCCGGACCACAGCCAAGACAACGGACACGGCCACCGGCACCCgcaacagcggcggcggcgcggcaggAAGCCCGACGGTGACGATGCTTCGCGCGGAGGTGAAGTGCGTCGCCCGGTCTCCTCAGCGCCCGTGGGCATCCCCGTGGCGAGGTCCACAGCGCCGGCCTGGTGGGCGCCGAGCTACGACGGCGATGACGGCGGCGATGGGGCGGCATTCGTGCCGCCGCACGTGCTGGTGGCGGCTCGGCGGTGCTCGGAGGAGAGAGCGGCCTCCTCCATGTGCGAGGGGCACGGGCGCACGCTCAAGGGCCGCGATCTCCGGTGCGTGCGCACCGCCGTGCTCCGCATGACCGGCTTCCTCGAGAGCTGAACTCTACACCACCAGCTAGTCGTCCATCCTGCGGCTAGAATCGCGAGCAGCAGAGCCATAAAAATTTGCGTGCCAAATAAATCTCGGTAGGCTTTGCATTTGAAATTGAAAACTGAGCTTGTGATATGAAATTCTGAACGAAATCGATCGATTCGAGATTTCTTTACACGTCTTCACGCCGAGAATGGCAGAAAGGACACGGTAATTTGGTTGGCCAGTTCAGTCCACGcttcattctctctctctctctctctctctctctctctctctctctctctctctctctctctctctctctctctctctctctattgcAATGGTAACTGTACATACACGGAGGAGATCGACAGAGACGTTGTTGTCATGCTTGGACTTCGGGTTTTGCACCGACGTGGATCGCTCACCGAAGTGCATGCTCGTCGACTGCGACGTAACCTAATAGTCCAGGCGCCACGTCGGATGGAGTGGAAGCTTGGAATCGAGCGAAGCAAAAACAAGTGACATATTAATTAACTAATTTGGAATTGGATAATTCGGGCACCTTGTACTAGTATATAATCGGAGTATTGTTTTCTTATCCAACCTAGTTAGAATATGTTTGAAACACGAATGTTCTGCAAGAATCACACCATTTTTCAACTAAAAATCAATGCCTGTCAAACAGGGCCTAAAGGGCGAATATGTTTGAAACACGAATTTTATCATCAGGCTCGCCTCCAACCTGTGAAAGACGCATATATTATTGAATTGCACGAACGACCAGCACAAGTTACGTGTTTATTGGGGATCGTATACGTATAGCCGCAGTAGCTTTCCAAGATGGCGATTTTTTGGCGATAGATACTCTCTAGACAGGGAGAGAGTGACGTGGAAAAAACAGAGAGCTAGACTACTCCGGTGATCAGCACCAGGTGCCAAATCAGACTATGTGCTGATTAGCTCTTAATCTGTGGGCAGAACTGATGTAGCACTGCATTGTGGAAAATCATATGCATCATGTCCGATTCTTCCGGGGCTGGTCCTGGGATTCTGGAGACCGAGGTGAAACTAAAAACAGGACTAATTAAATTgaaacaacaaaaaataattaatatatatattgtaaagataatatttaatacattaaaaatattttagataAACACTTAAAGTATATATACAAAACAACGCGCACCTCAAACATTTTGTAGAGGTCATCTTAAACAATTTCTTCTAACATAtgctgaaaataaaaaaaaaattaacggtTGAAAACTAGTACAAAGCTATAAAAAGCACATAATCAACCTAAAAGAAATCTTACCAATTAGCAGGTGGTAATGTAAAACTCCCAAAAATTATATCCCCAATACTCCAACTCATGCCATCAATTGATGGCTTACAACTTGCTGCAAAAGTACAAATCTTACCAATTAGGCTAAGTCACATACATAGATAATATAATTACTTCAAAAGTACAATTGATCAAGTCATAGTGTGATGAGTGCTGACGTGCTAATTGTTAAATTGTACAAGCGGGAAATCTGAAAGAACAGGTTGCATGCCTGCTACTTTGCTTGTATGTTTGATGTTGCATGGATCATGTCATCGTTCATCAAGAACAGGTTCCGATGTTGCTTGCGTGAGAATTGAGATGAGAATTTCTTTTACCTTGAGACTTCAATTTTTAGGCTGAGCGGCAATCCAAGATGGCTAGATTCCCGGGCACTCAACGACAATCTTAGATGGCCTGAAGTTGAGACTGACTTGATCGATTGCACTCAGCACGTGAATACGTGATGACTTGCTCGATTTTCCAGTAGAGCGGTCTGTGGTCAGGCCGTCAGGGTCACCGCCATCAGCGCCTTAGTGGCGCTGTAGCCGCGGCCCAATGCTTGCGGCGACACTCGACAAACGCCAAGCAATAAGATGAGCCGACGAGGAGACAAGAAGACACGAGAATACGAGATCAGATCGGCTACATCAGCACTTCAGCAATCGGCAGACGTGTGGAAGCGACGTGCTATTGCTAAGTGCTAACCACAGGATATAGGCCATATGGGATGCTAATAATATGGCCCTCACAATATGGGTCTACCTGACCAATATGGGCCAAGATTTggtacaaaataaaaaatacactaTATGTATATTTGAGAGGCCCTTGGGTTTTGAGGGCCTTGGGTGGCCATCCCGCTTACCCTGTCCCAGGGCCGGCCCTAATTACTTCTGATATCAACTCTTcttatccatcccaacccctcCTAAGAAAACtcttttttaggaaaaaaactCTTCTTAtccatgattttttatattttgaaaataaaaaattgtaatatAGGCGTTAGTTTGAAAAAATTGTATAACTATGCTACTGTCGCATGTTTAAAATAATTACTTGTataataagaaacaaaaaaaatacaattttcaGCTATATTATAGTATCATCTACACcaacaaatattttcaaaaaaaatcatgactcTAGTTCtgcaattttttgaaatagatgcctatttttacagttttttattttcgaaaatataaataaaaagctCTCTTATCCATGGGGTTAAAATTACTTGTTGGGCCTAGCCTGTAGGCGAAACAGCCATCTGGTGTGGGCTGCGCGGCAAGCCCGTCCGTGCCACTAGCCCAACCCCAATGCTCCACTCCATGGGTGATTCGCTACCGGCCGAACAGGCCGCGCCGCAACTTCGGCCCATGCGGGGCGGACGAGCTCTTCTCGGCCCAACAGCTGCCACCCAAAGTCAATGTGGGTCGCGAGGAAGTCTTCGTGTACCAAAAGGCCCGCCCCACCCGCCCACCGACCAAGCGGGGAGCCCGTCTTTGCTCTCGAGCCGAGCGGGCGCGTCGCAcgcctttttttttgttaagggatttttttttctgggaTACTAATAAAATGTGGTTTGGTTCCTGTAACATTTACTCTTCAATTTTACATGATGTACACTACAATTATTTTATGGTTTAATCTGTAAGACATTGTACCGTATAAAATTATCATTTAGAAGAGAGGGGATGAAGGAAAAGACTTTATTACTcttgtctttcttcttcctctggcTCACTCCCTCTGACTTAATCGAGAGCATCGCGATGAGCTCCTCCACCACTTGCCCATGACCATACACCATCCGCGTGTAGCAGAATTGGTCCTGATAGATCTCTTTAGGCATGAGCGGAGTTGGCCCCTAGGCGCAAGCAGCATAGATAGTGCGATGTTAACAAGTCAAACCCGCCACAGTGCTAGGCCACCACCTGCATGCATCGTTCCTGCGTGCACCTGCCACTCGCGTGCATGCTATCGACGAGCATGACGCACATGTCGCGTTGTCGCCGTACTCATCACGCCACTGACCCAAGCCCTTTGCCGCCCGCGCGTGCATCGTCCTGGCCGCACCGCGCATCCTTCCGCCGTCGTGAGGGCTCCTGACCCGTAGCTCCACCGCATCGCCTGCAGCTCGCACCTCAAGACGTCACCAAAGATCTCTCTGTCCCGACCGACTTTGCACACCCTCACGATTCCGATGAGTCTCATCTCCGCCAACCATCTTCCCGGCTCACTCCCTCCCTCTGGCTCACTCTCTCCGACTTTGCCCCTCTTCAACACCTCTCTCCCCTTCGAAGATGTTGATAAGAGGGGAAATAGGTGAGACTGGAGGCTAAGGATAGAAATATCTTTTCACCACCTCTCTACTCTTAGGttagaaaatattattttaatctaGATAGTGtgttataaaataaattatatttttacagAGTGATTGTGATAAAAACGAAGTATGGTATGAATTAAATCACGCTTTATCAATATCCTAATACAAAATCCTTTTTTTGTTCCGCTCGCCGCATTCGCACACGCCGTTCCGTCATCCGCCCCGCCCCCGCGGAACAGGAGAGCCGCCGGCCCGGGAAGGCGAAGCTTCTTCGCGGCGTTGCGTCGCCTGCTCGCGCGGTAAGTACCCTCTCGCCTTACTTCGCTACCTGTCCCCGTCGCCCCCCGCGCGCGCCCCTCTCGTTCCTCCAGCTGTAGCCAAATCCCGACGCTCGGATAGTGGATTCCCGTGGCTGTCTTCTGCGATTTAGTCTCgctgggggtggggggggggggggttctcgGCGGGCTGTTCTGCGCGGGGAGCGCGGGGCAGTGGCGTGGGACGATGAGATTTTTGTCGGGTTCGAGGTTTGACCTGTGTTTGTGCACGAACTCGGAGGGTGGCATGGTTAGGTGTTGTGGCGTTCGAAGGTCGGGTCACATTGAGGCGTCTGGTTTTTAGGGTTCCGTTGGTTTGTTTGGTCTACAGCATCGGACATACGGTGGAATAGTTTGGACTTCGGAGCTTGTTGGTCTGGCTGGTCGTCAAACAGGAAAATCACTAGCTCAGATCATCGCTGATTGCAATTTGCATCTCCTATTCCCCTTAgcttaggaaaaaaaaaaggagcttGCGGGTGAATTAAGGGGTCATCGTGGATAGCTGTGCACTGTGGAAGTAGATGAACCCGTAGCACATCCCGGGAATGTATAGCAGCTAAACAATTCAAGTTGATTTTGGACCAGTTGGTTGGTTATGCAAATGGTTGACGTTAAGACTAAGTGACCTATCTTGGCAGTAGGGAAAAAATTCCAGCACCTTGGTGAAATACTGCTACAGGGTTATGTGCAAATTGCTACTAGGCTTCACGCCATGTTCAAGATAACTCAGTACTTGTAGGAGATCACATTGGTGTGTGGAATGGATATGCTGTACTTGCTGACATTTTTCCCTTCCAAACTAGATGCACTCGGTTGTgctcttttatttttcaaatagaAAAGATCATTGACGAGTTTAATTTTGAATCATAGGTTACAAATCAAATCTGGTTCAAATCATGGGTTTAGAGGACTTTAATAGGTTATATATCCCTTGACTCTTGAGTCCATGCAATCATCATTCGTGCTTCGTCTTTATTTACTTGCTGTAGGTTGCCAGGTGCTGGCTCAGCTATATAGAGCTTCCTGTTTCATTGTGCTCCTCAGGAATACAGTTTTCAGAGGCTGAGTTTTTAGTCGAACTGACAAATTTTTGGCGACCATACTATGGACAAAACTACAGATCCCTGTCCCATTGAGGGCAATGGTGATATTGGAAATGATGCGAACTCTAGTCAGAATCCTGAGATCCTTGAGCATCAAGTTTTGCCGTCTACATCTCAAACATTGCAAAATTCCATGGGAATAAGGAAAAATTATAAGAGGGCAGCAAACAGGGGTAAAAAAGGCTCCCAAGTACTAACAGGTAAAAGATATACTTTGAGGTCATCTGATAATAATGTCAGGGTGCTTCGGTTGTCAAGTTCAAAGACGACACCTACCGAACCTGTACAGGCTCCAGAACAACCGGCtgccaaaagaagaaaaaggggcaGACCCTCAAAGAAAAATCAGACAGATGAGTTCTCACAAATTCGTAAACGGGTTAGGTACATTTTGAATCGAATGAACTATGAACAAAGCCTGATTGAAGTTTATGCTAGCGAAGGCTGGAAAAATCAAAGGTTTGTCACCTCTAAATTGTTGTGTTGAATTTGATTTGCTGGCATATTTGGAAATtgagtttctctctctctctctctctctctcttgtagtattaGTAACTAATGTTTCATAGGATTTCCATTTTTCTTTACCTGAAGTATTGATTTCTTCACTCTCTATGTGTAGTCAGGAGTACTGAATATTGGTGCAAGGCTGTGTATTACGTCCTAACCAAAATACTAAAGTTGTTTGTTCTTCATGTGTAATTAATCAACCACAATAGTGCTACATGCTACATAATTGACTTGTAGGTTTCACTGCCTGGACTTTTAAGTTTGCAAAATACACTTGTCAGGTGGATGACATTCCTTAGTTTCCCCTCCACATGttcctttgtttttcttttgatgaAGAGGCTAATGTGCTCAAAAACAGTCTAGAAGTAACCTAACCTAGTGTACCCCTTTATCAAAA
This genomic interval carries:
- the LOC133885534 gene encoding protein S40-1-like, translated to MRTSPRAHRSNPSQQPNNSIIACMQMLSAPADMERFQEADVLWPDHSQDNGHGHRHPQQRRRRGRKPDGDDASRGGEVRRPVSSAPVGIPVARSTAPAWWAPSYDGDDGGDGAAFVPPHVLVAARRCSEERAASSMCEGHGRTLKGRDLRCVRTAVLRMTGFLES